AAATGTtaggaatgtggcgtatgctgtgtcgtgttagagactgcaacatttttcatctttgtcacttcttgctgtaaagataacaattttctacgcaatgtattgttggacgaatctatctcactgacttTCTGCTGTATGTTgaggaattcgggtgtttgattaaacaaaactggtgacgtatcgtctgatttggtgtcattgttattttcgataacgtcaatacgactggccaattcatcaaatttttcagtcagtgcttttacctgatcgtcgtttttagtgtcacaagcattaatttctttctgcattttgcgtgtggttttgtttaatttcttaacgtctgctttaatagcatcgggatcatgtattaattctaattgttcaagtctgttggtcattgtctgaaagtctactgtatatttatttttcaaagtctgaatattagtatctgtttttgtttttagatcggatatttcaccatgcaattcagtgttcaactgtttgatagtattgatttcgtctgatactgtaggaatgttgttgtctacgtatgtttctgCTTTCGGaaataacttacgcttatcttcctgtctctgtacagtaattgtttccatgacttgtttcttttctttattttgttcctgtgtaAACTTagggtaacgcgtttcactgttctgtaggtggtgattaaaacgttcgtcaatttggctgttctgttggtcaaatttcgtgtctactttcgcattcagtgtgcgtgaaagttctgatgacattaatttaaactcgtcgcgtaactttgttgcgttttcagaacattgtttagcgactgcactaatttcatttctaagtaatttagttgtggcagcatgtgtattgcgtatctcttcactattattcctggcgcaggccttaatttcctcacgtaattgttttttagtttcattacattgctccgcaacggctgtaatctgttcagtaagctgttcaatagaagtgtcaagtttttcattaatttgtttgaacgacctgtcgtggttttcattcgactgtttgaaactttcattaagctgtttgaaattgttgtcttgtttttcattcgactatttgagattttcattaaattgttgtttgagattttcattattttcattaatttgttgtttgagattttcattaagttgtagcaataataccAGAACTCGAttcatgccaaaattagctgctgtactctctgtgctgtgtgatggtgtatctgcatgtgtcacgatttgtgtaccggtaaccatttgctcattgattcacaaaaaggtttgccaatcggatgtgccctgttggtcactacatcggaatgaaataaatttgacgtgttttgtgtatattgttcacatcTATCtgttcagtttgtaaattttgcaaatcaggtgtgttaaactgggcagcgttcattgtaacggaaagtgccgcttcataaattgttgttaaatttacagtggacacaattgaatttgtttgctcatcatttagattagaatcattactggtggtcggtacgcactgattgtctgtaactgTAGGATTATGATTAAGACaatgagtgtcgctagtattatcagtcaaattattcaagtcggctttttcactcattacggatcgcgatgtactgttagcagtttttcgcggcattttcacaagtcaacgataagcacaaaatcaaagacaaaggaaaaatggaacaaatacagtgacaacaaagagcaataaattgccgatgatctgttaaagaaagagtgacaaatcagtaaatgcgttgcgccagatgcaaactacatttaacaatagtgtaaataagagcagatatatgactacttctcagaaattcacaaagaaaatacgatcctggccggttgtcaacaagtgtaacctccccacaaaaaaattccgtaatctcccaacagtaaaaacaatataattatttatttcattcacattcagcgtaacctcccaataaataaattgcgtaacctatcaataataaaatgtgactaatctaccattaaaaaaattgtggctcacttataacctttcaataattgactgtgaatttaaactggtaaattttggacgtcagcagcgctgcgtcatagccctaaaagatcattctgaattaaaaaatgaaaattcttacctcaatgaagtcgccggataacgcatatacgtATATCTGCTCttgtaataaatttttctggcacagcccagtgcaatgctggccgatagatttatcATGTATAGAAGAAACAACtgttttttctttacaataatcgggatgaccatggagtggagaaattagtaaattctttaaattgagatgaatgattgtcaaaagttaatttttataaaaaggattattattaagagattttttaaacatttacatggcacttgatgtaacaatactacatatgcacgaggctgcttttaccttatattgtatcgctcaggctccgccatcgctccccacgaccggcccagccaacacgatacaccagactgctagctactacttactcctactgctacacagtttttcatgcatacaacactgctctttggtctgacattctcttatagcttacatatcgtaggcagcgcgagcaatccatcgaaattacatctgctcgaatgctctagcaacaaattccttaatcatggacctcttacaatgtccttaggttagttaggtttaagtagttcttagtctaggggtctgatgacctcagatgttaagtcccatagtacttagagccatttgaaccaattttttttatacTTATCTGATTGTATACTTCGACATGGCACTGCCAATCAACGGCCATGGAATGCTACACAAGACGTTGATGGTATTTATTGCTCGCACGTATTAACTttctttagcccgcatctcgtggtcgtgcggtagcgttctcgcttcccacgcccgggttcccgggttcgattcccggcggggtcagggattttctctgcctcgtgatggctgggtgttgtgtgctgtccttaggttagttaggtttaagtagttctaagttctaggggactgatgaccatagatgttaagtcccatagtgcttagagccctttgaacccccCTTTTACTAACTTTCTTTAATTGGGTAAACTTTTTCTTAGTTGTATGGATAGGAGAAGTAAGAAAACGTAAGTAAAATGTTGCGAAAGAAATATTACACCACCTAGAAGAATGTAAATTGTCTCAGGAATGTTGCAGTCTGCGCCAAACGCTTGCTTGAGAATGCCAAAtgattttctgttgtttttcttcTCTAACTCGGAGAAACGCAAGGAAAATATTCCGAATCGTCTCATCGAAAAATCATTCCGCTGTACAGTGGAAAAACAAGTGTCCGCGcgattagaggtgccatgtcacggattgcgcagtgcctcccgccggaggttcgagtcctccctcgggcacgggtgtgtgtattgttcttagcataagttagtttaagtagtgtataagtctagggaccgatcacctcagtaaTTTGGCCCCTTGGTTGTTCGAACATCTGAAACAAGTGTCCGCGCGTTGCAGGGATCCCGTTTCGTTGCGCCTTGCAGACAGGTGCCAAGGCCGGCTATGACACAAGCCGCGGCAGCTGCCTGCGGCGCGCGCCACCGCCGAGCCACGCCGATTAGCCGCCTGCCACGAGTGTTTGCAACAGCTGCAGTCCTCTCTCTGTTTACCTTTTGCTTACTGCGCCGAGAAAAACTCTTACACAAACACACCGCAAATAAGCTACTCGAGCACAACACCTGACATTCGGGTTCTACTTCTACCGCTACCGTTCCGAAATTATGATGAGAATTGACGATGAATTTAAATTTGTCTCCTTAAAGAAAATAAGTTGAAATGTCTCGGTAAAATAAAATCCACCCGCTGGTTTCGTTTCCACTCGCATCGTTTTTATTGTGATGTTAATTACAGACACTGCCACAGTCACCATAAGACAAATGTATGGAAAACAGTATCTCTGAGCTATTTAACGGATTCATTACGCAAAAAGCATGGATCTTCAAGTATGAGGAGAAACATTATTGTTCTAGCAGTGTAGGCTTGTGTACTTTAGACGAAAGACGTTTTATATTTCGACATCGTCCCCTGTTCATTTAATAGACTTtccccaaaataattatattttatttctattctattttataatttatatgtcaaacatatttcactcacatttaacatctttaacgcgtatttgtacacgtatttcacctgaatatctagcgaatttcaccctgcagtttcattttcacgcagcttaaagTTTATGACGTCGTGATTCCTGAACTGTATACTGTACAATGATATAGTTtagcaggtacatccagtggtatatgtggtaGTAAAAAAGTAATCATTTACAAAGTCAGGCACGATGTgacaatttttcacgcatctcactgttgaacatcatatctcctgaagcaTATGccatacagtgatatatttttgtaggtaaatTCAGCAACGTATGTCGATAATGTGCGAAAAGATTTAGTAGCaacgaagcaataaatttaaacgtcttacaTGATGCGATACTTTTTCACGCATTCAGAGTTTATgccgtcgtatctcctgaactaagtgtcatACAATGACGTAATTTGTCTGAaacattcagtgctatatgtgaatactgtctgaaaaatgtgtcccGAATACAGTAAGTAGCAaacatgtaataaattaaaacgtcatgcatcatgtggcagttttacttcgtgaacagcggaaatgtagtaagcgacaaacttttttcgtttcataattttgttggagtcgtcagtgagaaaaagttgcgTAAAGATTTGAAtatatgtgttatgtttattgcaaGTTTGGCAATGCTCGCATTCTCAAATTTTGGATGACTAAATTATGGGTATTCTCGCGTAGTGGGTCACATTGCTTTTTCATCCCCAGCGTCACCCCTGTGATAGATAGGTGGTTTTTACAcctacagtgattctttccagacaataaatgGTATGTGTACCAACTTTGATTGAAATCAAtgctgtggtttaggaggagatgtgaaacatacatacagacaatacatacatacagacgGTCATCCATTTTTACAAATTTGATGGATGTATGTTAGTTATGGAAAATAATAAGTTGGTAATAGCAGGGAAATATCGATTTTACTGTCAGATGTTGTatgcaaaagaataaaaatagcaaTAAGAGTTAATTTAGAATGTGACAGGAGCAagagagaaataaagaaagaaatacctAAGGTAGAAAATGTGGAGGGATTGGAATAAAAGGGAAGACAGGAGATAGTAAAccaagagagagaagggaggaagaatATGGTTTAACAGCCTGAGTGCGAGTCCAGTACCTTAAACGTAAAGATCAGGTAAAAGGGAGTACAGAGTCACTCTTacacagttatacagggtgttacaaaaaggtacggtcaaactttcaggaaacattcctcacacacaaagaaagaaaatatgttatgtggacgtgtgtccggaaacgcttactttccatgttagagctcattttattacttctcttcaaatcacattaatcatggaatggaaacacacagcaacagaacgtaccagcgtgacttcaaacactttgttacaggaaatgttcaaaatgtcctccgttaccgaggatacatgcatccaccctccgtcgcatggaatccctgatgcgctgatgcagccctcgagaatggtgtattgtatcacagccgtccacaatacgagcacggagagtctctacatttggtaccggggttgcgtagaaaagagctttcaaatgtccccataaatgaaagtcaagagggttgaggtcaggagagcgtggaggccatggaattggtccgcctctaccaatccatcggtcaccgaatctgttgttgagaagcgtacgaacacttcgactgaaatgtgcaggagctccatcgtgcatgtaccacatgttgtgtcgtacttgtaaaggcatatgttctagcagcacaggtagagtatcccgtatgaaatcatgataacgtgctccattgagcgtaggtggaagaacatggggcccaatcaagacatcaccaacaatgcctgcccaaacgttcatagaaaatctgtgttgatgacgtgattgcacaattgcatgcggattctcttcagcccacacgtgttgattgtgaaaatttacaatttgatcacgttggaatgaagcctcatccgtaaagagaacatttgcactgaaatgagaattgacacattgttggatgaaccattcgcagaagtgtacccgtgggggccaatcaggtgctgatagtgcctgcacacgctgtacatggtacggaaacatctggttctcccgtagcagtctccatacagtgacgtggtcaacgttaccttgaacagcagcaacttctctgacgctgacattagggttatcgtcaactgcacgaagaattgcctcgtccattgcaggtgtcctcgtcgttcaaggtcttccccagtcgcgagtcataggctggaatgttccgtgctccctaagacgccgatcaattgcttcgaacgtcttcctgtcgggacaccttcgtcctgaaaatatgtctcgatacaaacgtaccgcgccacggctattgtcccgtgctaatccacacatcaaatgggcatctgccaactccgcatttgtaaacattgcacggactggaaaaccacgttcgtgatgaacactaacctgttgatgctacgtactgatgtgcttcatgctagtactgtagagcaatgagtcgcatgtcaacacaagcaccgaagtcaacattaccttccttcaattggaccaaaaaaatggttcaaatggctctgagcactatgggactcaactgctgaggtcataagtcccctagaacttagaactacttaaacctaactaacctaaggacatcacacacatccatgcccgaggcaggattcgaacctgcgaccgttgcagtcgtgcggttccggactgagcgcctagaaccgctagaccaccgcggccggccaattgggccaactggcggtgaatcgaggaagtacagtacatactgccgaaactaaaatgagctctaacatggacattaagcatttccggacacatgtccacatagcatcttttctttatttgtgtgtgaggaatgtttcctgaaagtttggctgtacctttttgtaacaccctgtatgggaAGAAGACTTTATTTTCGATTGTTAAAATCTTAACGCCcagaaatgaaacaaattaaaacgtaATAAGAAGTATTAGTAAACCTCGCTGACATCAATCGACGCAGTATCAGCAGTATGTGACTGAGTTTTGCCATATGCCGGTGCTTCGGAGAGTACAGCAGAAGCGTCTGCAACAATGATTCATGATCGCTCTCTTTTCCAGGAACCGCATCAGACTGCTATGGACATGCATACGCCCTTACTGAGTGGAAAAAAAtatactgatgagccgaaacattatgaacaCCGCAATACAGCGACGAAAGTAGCTGTCGTTGATTCGACAAGCCTTTGAAAAGGTTGCAGAAGGTATCTGGCACCTCATCGAAACGCACTGTCatgcaattccataaattatgactCGGTGGTTTGTGGGCGCGAGGCTGGTACCCGATAGTGTCCTACATGTGGTCCATCAGGTTACGAAGAGGTGGATTTGATGACCAAGACGTCAACTTAGAGTTCACCACCGTTCTCTTCAACCCAATGGATCACGATTATGACCTTGTACAGGGACAGCTATTCTACtggaagatgctatcgccatcagagaagacaacaggcatgaagggatgcaggtggtaatCACTATTATTAACGTACTCCACAGTTAACATGGTACATTTGATTAATACCACATGTCCAATCGAATACCAGGTAAGATCACAAGCTTTGTCATGACAGCTGAACACTCCATCGTCCACcattgtttcgggcagcagtaggtCAATCTCCAGTGCAATCCCAGAACGTCATGGGTGCAGATGGTCGTCAGGccatcgtgggtgcagatggtcgtCAGACCATCGTCGGTGCAGATGGTCATCAGACCATCGAGGGTTCAGATATTTGTCAGGCCATCGTGGTTACAGACGGTTGTCAGGccgtcgtgggtgcagatggtcgtCAGGCCATCGTGGGTGCAGGTGGTCCTCAGCCATCGTGGTTGCAGTTGGTCGTCAGGCTGTCGTGGCTGCAGATGGTCGTCAGGCCGTCATGGGATCTGATGGTCATCAGGCCGGCGTGGATGCAGACGGTCGTCAGACCGTCGTGGGTGCAGCGATCGCAAGACCATCGTGGGTGCAGACGGTCGTCAGGCCATTGTGGGTGCAGATGGTCGTCAGGCCATTGTGGGTGCAGATGGTCATCAGgccgtcgtggatgcagatggttgtcAGGCCATCGTGGGTGGAGATGGTTGTCAGACCATCGTGGGTTCTGACATTTGTCAGGccatcgtgggtgcagatggttgtCAGgccatcgtaggtgcagatggtaGTCAGACCACCGTGGGTGCAAATGGTCATCAGACCATCGTGGGTTCAGACAGTTGTCAGGCCATCGTGGGTACAGACGGTCGTCAGGccgtcgtgggtgcagatggtcgtCAGGCCGTCATGGGAACAGATGGTcgtcaggctgtcgtggatgcagacggTCGTCAGACCATCGTGGGTGCAGACAGTCATCAGAccatcgtgggtgcagatggtcgtCAGGCCGTCATGAGTGCAGGTGGTCGTCAGGccgtcgtgggtgcagatggtcgtCAGGCCGTCATGGGATCAGATGGTCATCAGGCCATCGTGGGTGCAGACAGTCGTCAGACCATCATGGGTGCAGGCAGTCGTTAGACCATCGTGGGTACAGATGGTCGTCAGGCCATCGAGGGTGGAGATGGTCGTCAGACCATTGTGGGTTCAGACATTTCTCAGGccatcgtgggtgcagatggtcgtCTGGCCGTCGTGGGTGCAGAAGGTCGTCAGGCCGTCATGGGTGCAGGTGGTCGTCAGgccgtcgtggatgcagatggccgTCAGGCCGTCATGGGATCAGATGGTCATCAGGCCGTCGTAGGTGCAGACAGTCGTCAGATCATCGTAGGTGCAGACAGTCGTCAGGCCATCGTGGGTACAGATGGTCGTCAGGCCATCGTGGGTACAGATGGTCATCAGGCCATCGTGGGTACAGATGGCTGTCAGGccgtcgtgggtgcagatggtcgtcaggtcgtcgtgggtgcagatggtcgtCAGGCTGTCGTGGGTGCAGATTGTCGTCAGGccgtcgtgggtgcagatggttgtCAGGCCATCGTGGGTGGAGATGGTCGTCGGACCATCGTGGGTTCAGACATTTGTCAGGCCATCGTGGGAGCAGATGGTCGTCTGGCCGTTGTGGGTACAGACGGTCGTCAGGCCATCGTGGGTACAGATCGTCGTCAGGCCATCGTGGGTACAGATTGTCATCAGGCCATCGTGGGTACAGATGGTCGTCAGgccgtcgtggatgcagatggttgtcAGGCCGTCGTGGGTGCAGACGGTCATCAGACCATCGTGGGTGCAGACGGTCGTCAGACCGTCATGGGTACAGATGGTCGTCAGGCCATCGTGGGTTCAGACAGTCGCCAGGCCATCGTGGGTGCAGACGGTCGTCAGACCATCGTGGGTTCAGACATTTGTCAGGCCATCGTGGGAGCAGATGGTCGTCTGGCCGTTGTGGGTACAGACGGTCGTCAGGCCAGCGTGGGTACAGATCGTCGTCAGGCCATCGTGGGTACAGATTGTCGTCAGGCCATCGTGGGTACAGATGGTCGTCAGGccgtcgtgggtgcagatggtcgtCTGGccgtcgtgggtgcagatggtcgtcaggctgtcgtgggtgcagatggtcgtCAGGCCATCGTGGAAACAGATGGTcatcacattgagcaacatttgtaacttgTAATTCAAACATGGTGCGTAttcaacaaatgttaccctctcatgtggaaattaaacggttcaaatggctctgagcactatgggactaacagcgatggtcatcattcccatagaacttagagctacttaaacctaactaatctaaggacatcacacaacacccagtcatcacgaggcagagaaaatccctgaccccgccgggaatcgaacctgggaacccgggcgcgggaagcgagagcgccaccgcacgaccacgagctgcggacggaaattaaatggtttattgttattTCTCTTTCTCATATTCTCACAATTATGTccaaaaagtttcatttttctaCGATCACTCGTTTAACATGTGAGACTGTCGAGCAAcgatagtttaattataaccactctgtatgtacatgtagatggagATATCTGACACTGAGCTAGCTGGAACATGAGTTTAATTAGATGGAGACTTAAGATAATAGTTTACATTTTTTATACTAACTTGGAGACTACTTCATACTCAAGTCAGCAGCTTTCTATAAGATCACATTCACAAGTATTTCGCAAATGGCTCGTTTGTGGAGCCATGTTTACAGGGATGTTTTAGCTTCTGGTGTCGTATACATTTACGTATAcgagttttcgctattaattgtgaTCCACCCTATATATGCAATCACAAAATTCTTATCGTAATATTTATGGATAAATAAAGAATAATTCTCATTTGGTTTAGAGCTTGGTACAAAAATATTCACCTGTCAGGCTCAGTTCGACAGTTTAAAGTGGTGCTATCAGGAGTACCCCAATTTATCCGCCCGAcggatcagtgtcgaggtccggtgtgtcggccagcccgtggatggtttttaaggtggttttccatctaccacggcgaatgcgggctgtttcccctttttccgcctcagttacactgtattagcgattgctgcacaaacagtcTCCAcgtaccatcattactctaccacgcaaacatctcaacatttggggttacactcgtctgctatGAGACGGTCccctggtggggagggggggggtgggagggggggtgggaggggggtgagGAACCGCACCATCACCCTCTGTTCGGTGTGGGACTGCggcggggtgggtggactgctgtggcctgttgtggggttgtgaatcactgagggctacggcaggacgaagcctctcggtCGTATCTAAGTCCTCGGTTTAAATACATAATATAATACACACCCCAATTATCTTTCGTATTagacacaaatttgtgttttccttttgaGTTACATATATAAAGATTTTGATCATATTTATCGACGTTCAACGACTGTTAACTTTTGAGAGTTAAATTACTTACAGGTGAGTTTTCTTCATGTGTAACATACAACTTACACAGTTAAACTGTGTCTTATGTTTAACACGTCAATATAAAATTAGATaataatttttgtgtttgtgtCTCACTTTTTTCCGACTGTAAGTGaagtaatttgtaaattatagaattaAAAAGTGTTCCATTATTAAACTAAAAAAATAACAGacattttatatttctttctttccaCCCATTTTGGTAACTAGCACATTTTATTGAAATTAGGACAATGCAATATATTAAGTTCTTTCCGTTGTCACTAAAATCCTATAAGGATCTCAAGAAATTCGTCAAATGCAAATGAACTGTATCTTCACTtaatattgaacagtggaaaaagattCAGAAatacacggtccactcacattaatgtgacgacggtctatgttcgacgtcgacgtgcaataaagactcacagacggcaggtggcagcattagtaGTGGAGCGTATATGAAATTTTTCGAAGGGTGCGGAAAACAGTgcattcgttgtcgtaatgcggaaacggagcgatttatctaacgtccaaaatGACGTGATCATTGTCTTTCGGGGCTAGGGTggatgtattcaaatggttcaaatggctctgagcactatgggactcaactgctgtggtcataagtcccctagaacttagaactacttaaacctaactaacctaaggacagcacacaacacccagccatcacgaggcagagaaaatccctgaccccgccgggaatcgagaacgctaccgcacgaccacgagatgcgggcggtggatGTATTCCCAGACTGGGCAAGTTTGTAGACTTTTTACGTGCTGGTGTGGTCAACCTATACctcgcatggcaaaatggcgctaattTACacaggcgccgaggcaactgtggtgcaccactctCCGTAGATGACAGGGGGAAGAgcggcggagatgtgtacgggcgaacagacgtgcgacTGTTGAGTAGCTGACCACCTAGATCAACCAAAGGGCTACGAAAAGTGTCTCcctcaaagaccgttcagcgaacgttgctgtgtaggaGCCTCCGCAAcagacgcctggttcatgctcactgctgttcatcgacgacggAGACTGGTATTTGcaggccagtaccgcaactggtggTCCATTGAATGGCGACAAgtggacttttcagatgaatcacacttcaTGCCCCACCGGGCAGGTGGCTGTTGACATGGACTGTCtgaaacgtctgaaatcaaacaTCCTCGAACcacgagggagcgttatggtcaggGTAATGTTTTTGTGCCTTTCCGTGGGTGATCTCATCGTTCTAGAAGGCATAATGGAAAGTACATATATGCTACTATTCTTCAATACCATGTCCAGCCCTTCACGCAGATTGTTTTTTTCTCGtcaatgatggcatctaccagcaggacactgcaatatgtctcacagctcgcagtgtatgtgcgtggttcgatgAGCACCAGGAT
This sequence is a window from Schistocerca nitens isolate TAMUIC-IGC-003100 chromosome 3, iqSchNite1.1, whole genome shotgun sequence. Protein-coding genes within it:
- the LOC126249341 gene encoding macrophage receptor MARCO; its protein translation is MGADGRQAIVGADGRQTIVGADGHQTIEGSDICQAIVVTDGCQAVVGADGRQAIVGAGGPQPSWLQRSSDRRGCSDRKTIVGADGRQAIVGADGRQAIVGADGHQAVVDADGCQAIVGGDGCQTIVGSDICQAIVGADGCQAIVGADGSQTTVGANGHQTIVGSDSCQAIVGTDGRQAVVGADGRQAVMGTDGRQAVVDADGRQTIVGADSHQTIVGADGRQAVMSAGGRQAVVGADGRQAVMGSDGHQAIVGADSRQTIMGAGSR
- the LOC126249342 gene encoding collagen alpha-1(XI) chain-like, translating into MGAGGRQAVVDADGRQAVMGSDGHQAVVGADSRQIIVGADSRQAIVGTDGRQAIVGTDGHQAIVGTDGCQAVVGADGRQVVVGADGRQAVVGADCRQAVVGADGCQAIVGGDGRRTIVGSDICQAIVGADGRLAVVGTDGRQAIVGTDRRQAIVGTDCHQAIVGTDGRQAVVDADGCQAVVGADGHQTIVGADGRQTVMGTDGRQAIVGSDSRQAIVGADGRQTIVGSDICQAIVGADGRLAVVGTDGRQASVGTDRRQAIVGTDCRQAIVGTDGRQAVVGADGRLAVVGADGRQAVAQQTVSLFDTTDEIFE